A single region of the Jatrophihabitans sp. GAS493 genome encodes:
- a CDS encoding STAS domain-containing protein → MTATVQTTVVDEHRVLSIAGELDAAASPAIGEQVQRLLDERSAGTIVIDLSDVSFLDSSALTMLIQARNRATADSIPLAVVLDDNDRVEKLIKITGLSGVFDLYPNVADALREERH, encoded by the coding sequence ATGACAGCCACTGTCCAGACCACGGTCGTTGACGAACATCGCGTCCTCAGCATCGCCGGCGAGCTGGACGCCGCCGCGTCGCCAGCCATCGGGGAGCAGGTGCAACGGCTGCTCGATGAGCGGTCGGCCGGAACGATCGTCATTGACCTGAGCGACGTTTCGTTCCTCGATTCCTCCGCGCTCACCATGCTCATCCAAGCCCGTAACCGCGCGACGGCGGACTCCATCCCGTTGGCCGTGGTCCTCGACGACAACGATCGGGTCGAGAAGCTCATAAAGATAACCGGGTTGAGCGGTGTCTTCGACCTGTATCCCAATGTCGCCGACGCCCTCCGTGAGGAACGACACTGA
- a CDS encoding DUF6131 family protein has translation MIILGIVLLIIGFVAAVHIIWILGIIAVVVGAVLAIAGFGGREIGGRKHWY, from the coding sequence GTGATCATCCTCGGCATCGTGTTACTCATCATCGGCTTCGTAGCCGCTGTCCACATCATCTGGATTCTCGGAATCATCGCCGTAGTCGTCGGAGCCGTCCTCGCCATCGCGGGATTCGGCGGCCGCGAGATCGGTGGCCGCAAGCACTGGTACTGA